The following are from one region of the Salvia hispanica cultivar TCC Black 2014 chromosome 1, UniMelb_Shisp_WGS_1.0, whole genome shotgun sequence genome:
- the LOC125197032 gene encoding uncharacterized protein LOC125197032 — MAYDLGVTMPWEALYRLQFLESRYLSFKALVKEDGVRWDEPNNIGVATDDTWMTILKKHKLAGAYYRQSEPAYYQLCIMFGPKEEMQVQENEVIVISDTTIPLVATNPDQRSWRPRIQSFHLFGPMS; from the exons ATGGCCTACGATCTCGGGGTGACCATGCCGTGGGAAGCTCTATACCGACTGCAGTTCCTAGAGAGTCGATATTTGTCATTCAAGGCTTTGGTGAAGGAGGACGGTGTAAGGTGGGACGAGCCAAACAACATCGGTGTGGCCACCGATGACACTTGGATGACTATTCTGAAG AAACACAAACTAGCTGGAGCCTACTATCGCCAATCCGAGCCAGCCTACTACCAATTATGCATCATGTTTGGGCCGAAGGAGGAGATGCAAGTACAGGAGAACGAGGTCATAGTAATCTCAGACACCACTATCCCATTGGTTGCAACCAATCCCGATCAGAGGTCGTGGCGACCCCGGATACAGTCCTTTCACCTGTTTGGCCCAATGAGCTGA
- the LOC125185456 gene encoding uncharacterized protein LOC125185456, translating to MTDNYHPMNSVEMNIGSQGSSGLGRGPRPRVDRTRRSCTAREEEILMSILKDLVAHGWKCDNGFRGGYLQRIEEALSREFPRCGLRVAPHMNSKLGQWKKSYSSLSAILGRSGVGLNLNRDFKIDCDDDQWEQIVKRDPNARGMRQRAWPLWDDWKVLFGKDRAVGTVAKDTFDAHANYAGRTQSYQQDVQLESPVDAGDYSTANPSPQQRPVATPDESTDQSIDDTNDRLDKLTNQIGFEFDISEARKEVIDILSGIPELTLVQQIDASEIIINKVERVELFMRLYEASRLTYVMRMLEKHNHF from the exons ATGACCGACAACTACCACCCAATGAACTCCGTCGAGATGAACATAGGTTCGCAAG GCAGCAGTGGCCTAGGGCGTGGTCCAAGGCCCCGGGTTGATCGCACGAGAAGAAGTTGTACTGCTCGCGAAGAAGAAATACTTATGTCCATTCTGAAGGATCTTGTCGCACATGGCTGGAAATGTGACAATGGGTTTCGCGGGGGATATCTGCAGAGGATTGAAGAGGCTCTGAGTCGGGAGTTCCCAAGATGCGGGTTGAGGGTTGCTCCTCATATGAATTCAAAGCTTGGTCAGTGGAAGAAGAGTTACTCGTCTCTGAGTGCGATACTTGGACGAAGTGGTGTGGGTTTAAACTTGAATAgagatttcaaaattgattgtgACGACGACCAATGGGAGCAGATTGTTAAG CGTGATCCCAATGCACGCGGTATGCGACAACGGGCATGGCCTCTGTGGGATGATTGGAAGGTGTTGTTTGGAAAAGATCGGGCTGTTGGGACTGTTGCAAAAGACACATTTGATGCACACGCCAATTATGCTGGGCGAACACAATCCTATCAGCAAGATGTCCAGCTGGAATCCCCTGTTGATGCTGGTGACTATTCAACAGCCAACCCGAGCCCTCAACAGAGACCGGTTGCCACCCCGGATGAAAGCACCGACCAGAGCATAG ATGACACCAATGACCGGCTTGACAAACTGACCAATCAGATTGGGTTTGAGTTCGATATTAGCGAAGCACGCAAGGAAGTTATCGACATTCTGAGTGGTATACCGGAGCTGACGCTTGTGCAGCAAATTGATGCCTCCGAGATCATCATCAATAAGGTGGAGCGTGTTGAGTTGTTCATGCGCCTTTATGAGGCATCGCGTCTTACATACGTGATGCGTATGCTGGAGAAGCACAACCACTTTTGA